A window of the Pecten maximus chromosome 19, xPecMax1.1, whole genome shotgun sequence genome harbors these coding sequences:
- the LOC117317525 gene encoding trichohyalin-like, which yields MKRQTRETNQDTRKPREKQPRQTQPRDMTQPKTQTKKTKQERQNQEKTQPRETHQETRKPRDNRRNQETRNQERRNQERRNQETRNQETRTKTDATKTDATKRRNQEDATKRDATKRHATQDTRNQDRRNQDRRQPRDATKRRNQERRNQETRNQDRRNQDRRNQETATKTRNQETRNPRDTQPRETQPRETQGRDATQERRNQERRNQETRNQETRNQETRNQETRNQDHDATKRHATKRDATKKHATKRHATRHTQPRDTQPRRDATKRHATKRHANLRQTQTKTDATKRHATKRDATKRDATKTDATKADATKTDATKRHATKETRNQETQPRNTQPRDTQPRDTQPRETQPRETQPRDTQQVETQHKMRRNQEHATTRHATKRHATKRRNQETRNQETRNQETRNQERRNQETRNQERRNQDRRNQERRNQERRNQERRKLRDTQPRETQPRETQPDRRNQETRNQETRKQERRNQETRNQEERRKPRDTQPRERRNQERRNQDRRNQDRRNQETRNQERQRRNQERRNQERRNQETRNQETRKQERSNQETRNKERDATKRQQPRERRNQKRANQDRRNQERRNQETRNQERRNQTHNQEDATKREQPRERTQPRQTQPRDSNQETRNQDRRNQETQERPTKSTRNQ from the exons ATGAAAAGACAAACCAGAGAGACCAACCAAGATACACGCAAACCAAGAGAAAAGCAACCAAGACAGACGCAACCAAGAGACATGACACAACCAAAGACACAAactaagaaaacaaaacaagagagaCAGAACCAAGAGAAAACGCAACCAAGAGAGACGCACCAAGAGACACGCAAACCAAGAGACA ACAGACGCAACCAAGAGACACGCAACCAAGAGAGACGCAACCAAGAGAGACGCAACCAAGAGACACGCAACCAAGAGACACGAACCAAGACAGACGCAACCAAGACAGACGCAACCAAGAGACGCAACCAAGAGGACGCAACCAAGAGAGACGCAACCAAGAGACACGCAACACAAGACACACGCAACCAAGACAGACGCAACCAAGACAGACGCCAACCAAGAGACGCAACCAAGAGACGCAACCAAGAGAGACGCAACCAAGAGACACGCAACCAAGACAGACGCAACCAAGACAGACGCAACCAAGAGACGGCAACCAAGACACGCAACCAAGAAACACGCAACCCAAGAGACACGCAACCAAGAGAGACGCAACCAAGAGAGACGCAAGGAAGAGACGCAACCCAAGAGAGACGCAACCAAGAGAGACGCAACCAAGAGACACGCAACCAAGAGACACGCAACCAAGAAACACGCAACCAAGAGACACGCAACCAAGATCATGACGCAACCAAGAGACACGCAACCAAGAGAGACGCAACCAAGAAACACGCAACCAAGAGACACGCAACAAGACACACGCAACCAAGAGACACGCAACCAAGAAGAGACGCAACCAAGAGACACGCAACCAAGAGACACGCAAACCTAAGACAGACGCAAACCAAGACAGACGCAACCAAGAGACACGCAACCAAGAGAGACGCAACCAAGAGAGACGCAACCAAGACAGACGCAACCAAGGCAGACGCAACCAAGACAGACGCAACCAAGAGACACGCAACCAAGGAGACACGAAACCAAGAGACGCAACCAAGAAACACGCAACCAAGAGACACGCAACCAAGAGACACGCAACCAAGAGAGACGCAACCAAGAGAGACGCAACCAAGAGACACGCAACAAGTAGAGACACAACACAAGATGAGACGCAACCAAGAACACGCAACCACTCGACACGCAACCAAGAGACACGCAACCAAGAGACGCAACCAAGAAACACGCAACCAAGAGACACGCAACCAAGAGACACGCAACCAAGAGAGACGCAACCAAGAGACACGCAACCAAGAGAGACGCAACCAAGACAGACGCAACCAAGAGAGACGCAACCAAGAGAGACGCAACCAAGAGAGACGCAAACTAAGAGACACGCAACCACGAGAGACGCAACCAAGAGAGACGCAACCAGATAGACGCAACCAAGAGACACGCAACCAAGAGACACGCAAACAAGAGAGACGCAACCAAGAGACACGCAACCAAGAGGAGAGACGCAAACCAAGAGACACGCAACCAAGAGAGAGACGCAACCAAGAGAGACGCAACCAAGACAGACGCAACCAAGATAGACGCAACCAAGAGACACGCAACCAAGAGAGAC AGAGACGCAACCAAGAGAGACGCAACCAAGAGAGACGCAACCAAGAGACACGCAACCAAGAGACACGCAAACAAGAGAGAAGCAACCAAGAGACACGCAACAAAGAGAGAGACGCAACCAAGAGACAGCAACCAAGAGAGAGACGCAACCAAAAGAGAGCGAACCAAGACAGACGCAACCAAGAGAGACGCAACCAAGAGACACGCAACCAAGAGAGACGCAACCAGACACACAACCAAGAAGACGCAACCAAGAGAGAGCAACCAAGAGAGAGAACGCAACCAAGACAGACGCAACCAAGAGACAGCAACCAAGAGACACGCAACCAAGACAGACGCAACCAAGAGACACAAGAACGGCCAACCAAGAGTACACGCAACCAATAG
- the LOC117317526 gene encoding trichohyalin-like, whose translation MEVREGFYCRKRDATKRRNQETRNQEIRNQETRNQRHATNRHATKNTQPRNTQPRDTQPKERQPRDTQPRDTQQRHVNPKRRNQETRNQETRNKETRNKETRNQETRNQETRNQERRNQETRNQEDTQPRETQPRETQPRDTQPRRRNQDRRNQDRRNQDRRNQGHATKTEQPRHTQPRQTQPRETQPRDTNQDKQPRDNATRTRNQDRRNQGDTQAIDSNQETRNQERRNQTEQPKTHANQKRQPKTRNQEDATKTRNQETRNQENTQPRDETQREHQPRETQPERLNKRDETQETRNQETRNQRHATKSPRNPEKHATKRDANQETRNKEKSNQKILNQRQVHATNNTTKTHETQRDTQPREHQPKHSTNIRQPKTHSSTKYANQIRSNQDTSTKKPTNNTNQETQPRNTQPKGDTKTKSPNPRRATKRTQPRDTQPRDTQPRDTQPRDTQETLKQETRTKETRTRETNKETQPRKPTKRQETE comes from the exons ATGGAAGTGCGCGAGGGGTTTTACTGCCGGAAG AGAGACGCAACCAAAAGACGCAACCAAGAGACACGCAACCAAGAGATACGCAACCAAGAGACACGCAACCAGAGACACGCAACAAATAGACACGCAACAAAGAACACGCAACCAAGAAACACGCAACCAAGAGACACGCAACCAAAGGAGAGACAACCAAGAGACACGCAACCAAGAGACACGCAACAGAGACACGTAAACCCAAAGAGACGCAACCAAGAGACACGCAACCAAGAGACACGCAACAAAGAGACACGCAACAAAGAGACACGCAACCAAGAAACACGCAACCAAGAGACACGCAACCAAGAGAGACGCAACCAAGAGACACGCAACCAAGAGGACACGCAACCAAGAGAGACGCAACCAAGAGAGACGCAACCAAGAGACACGCAACCAAGAAGACGCAACCAAGACAGACGCAACCAAGACAGACGCAACCAAGACAGACGCAACCAAGGACACGCAACCAAGACAGAGCAACCAAGACACACGCAACCAAGACAGACGCAACCAAGAGAGACGCAACCAAGAGACACCAACCAAGACAAGCAACCAAGAGACAACGCAACCAGAACACGCAACCAAGACAGACGCAACCAAGGAGACACGCAAGCAATAGACAGCAACCAAGAGACACGCAACCAAGAGAGACGCAACCAAACAGAGCAACCAAAGACAC ATGCCAACCAAAAACGCCAACCAAAGACACGCAACCAAGAAGACGCAACCAAGACACGCAACCAAGAGACACGCAACCAAGAAAACACGCAACCAAGAGACGAAACCCAAAGGGAACACCAACCAAGAGAGACGCAACCAGAGAGACTCAACAAGAGAGACGAAACCCAAGAGACACGCAACCAAGAGACACGCAACCAAAGACACGCAACCAAGAGCCCACGCAACCCAGAAAAACACGCAACCAAGAGAGACGCAAACCAAGAGACACGCAACAAGGAGAAAAGCAACCAAAAAATACTCAACCAAAGACAGGTACACGCAACCAATAACACAACCAAGACACACGAAACCCAAAGAGACACGCAACCAAGAGAACACCAACCAAAACACTCAACCAATATACGTCAACCAAAGACACATAGCTCAACCAAATATGCCAACCAAATACGCTCAAACCAAGATACATCAACCAAGAAACCAACCAATAACACCAACCAAGAGACGCAACCAAGAAACACGCAACCAAAGGGAGACACGAAAACCAAGAGCCCAAACCCAAGGAGAGCAACCAAGAGGACGCAACCAAGAGACACGCAACCAAGAGACACGCAACCAAGAGACACGCAACCAAGAGACACGCAAGAAACACTGAAACAAGAGACACGAACCAAAGAGACACGAACAAGAGAGACAAACAAAGAGACGCAACCAAGAAAACCAACCAAGAGACAAGAAACAGAATGA